In Camelina sativa cultivar DH55 chromosome 16, Cs, whole genome shotgun sequence, a single window of DNA contains:
- the LOC104750576 gene encoding probable LRR receptor-like serine/threonine-protein kinase At1g67720 codes for MGLCSAHLAVISLFIVPCVLSQVTEFVSIDCGGSSNYTDPKTGLGWVSDSEIIKQGKPVTLGSTNWNSMQYRRRRYFPTDNKKYCYRLSTKERRRYIVRATFLYGSLGSEEAYPKFQLYLDATKWATVTIQEVSRVYVEELVVRATSSYVDVCVCCAITGSPFMSTLELRPLNLSMYATDYEDSFFLKVAARVNFGAPSMDALRYPDDPYDRIWESDINKRPNYLVGVAPGTTRINTTKNINTLTREYPPMKVMQTAVVGTQGLISYRLNLEDFPANARAYAYFAEIEDLGANETRKFKLVQPYFPDYSNAVVNIAENANGSFTLYEPSYMNVTLDFVLTFSFGKTKDSTRGPLLSAIEISKYLQISLKTDRNDVSVLDAIRLMSPDSDWANEGGDPCIPILWSWVNCSSTSPPRVTKIVLSRKNLMGEILPGINSMEALTELWLDGNGLTGNLPDMSKLVNLKIMHLENNQLSGLLPPYLGHLPNLQELFIENNSFRGPIPSALLKGKVLFKYSNNPELQNEAQRKHFRLILGLSIAAVTFLLLLVGGSLVLLYALRKTKRADKGDPTGAKKKGLAAYSAVRGGYLLDEGVAYFISLPVLEEATDNFSKRVGRGSFGSVYYGRMKDGKEVAVKITADPSSHLNRQFVTEELGSFDWIL; via the exons ATGGGTCTATGCTCTGCTCACTTGGCTGTAATAAGCTTGTTCATAGTACCTTGTGTTCTATCCCAAGTTACAG AGTTTGTGAGTATAGATTGCGGTGGCTCAAGTAACTACACTGACCCCAAAACTGGACTAGGATGGGTTTCAGATTCAGAGATTATCAAACAGGGAAAGCCAGTAACTTTAGGCAGTACCAATTGGAACTCGATGCAATACCGTAGGAGAAGATACTTTCCAACAGATAACAAAAAGTATTGTTACAGACTCAGCACCAAAGAGAGAAGGCGATACATTGTGAGAGCAACATTTCTCTACGGTAGCTTAGGTAGTGAAGAAGCCTACCCAAAGTTTCAACTCTACTTAGATGCAACCAAATGGGCTACAGTAACTATTCAGGAGGTCTCTAGGGTTTATGTTGAGGAATTGGTTGTAAGAGCAACTTCAAGTTATGTGGATGTTTGTGTATGCTGTGCTATCACTGGCTCTCCTTTCATGTCCACTCTTGAGCTTCGCCCGTTGAATCTTTCCATGTATGCCACTGATTACGAGGATAGTTTCTTCTTAAAGGTTGCTGCCAGAGTGAACTTCGGTGCTCCAAGCATGGATGCCTTGAG GTACCCAGATGATCCATATGACAGAATATGGGAGTCAGATATTAATAAACGGCCAAATTATCTTGTTGGTGTGGCTCCTGGAACGACAAGAATCAATAcaacaaagaatataaacacATTGACAAGAGAGTATCCGCCTATGAAAGTCATGCAAACAGCAGTAGTTGGAACACAAGGACTGATCAGCTATAGATTAAACCTGGAAGACTTCCCTGCCAATGCTCGTGCATATGCTTACTTTGCTGAAATTGAAGACCTTGGTGCCAATGAAACCCGGAAATTTAAGTTGGTGCAACCATACTTTCCTGACTATAGTAATGCAGTGGTAAATATTGCTGAGAATGCCAATGGGAGCTTTACTCTCTATGAACCTAGCTACATGAATGTGactttggattttgttttgacGTTCTCATTTGGGAAGACAAAGGATTCTACTCGAGGGCCACTCCTAAGTGCAATTGAAATTAGCAAGTATCTACAAATATCCTTGAAAACTGATAGGAATGATG TGTCTGTTCTTGATGCAATTCGTTTGATGTCCCCTGATAGCGATTGGGCCAATGAAGGAGGAGACCCTTGTATCCCAATTCTTTGGTCGTGGGTAAACTGTAGCTCAACCTCACCACCTAGAGTCACGAAAAT TGTTCTATCAAGAAAAAATCTGATGGGTGAGATTCTGCCTGGGATCAATAGTATGGAGGCATTGACAGAGTT GTGGCTTGACGGTAATGGTTTGACTGGAAATCTTCCAGACATGAGCAAACTTGTCAACCTGAAAATCAT GCATCTAGAAAACAACCAACTTAGTGGTTTACTCCCACCATACCTTGGCCATCTGCCTAACCTACAAGAACT gtttatagaaaataattctTTCAGAGGACCAATTCCTTCAGCATTGTTAAAGGGGAAAGTTTTGTTCAA ATATAGTAATAACCCTGAGCTTCAGAACGAGGCACAGCGAAAGCATTTTAGGCTGATACTGGGACTATCAATAGCCGCTGTCACATTTCTATTGCTGCTAGTTGGAGGAAGTCTTGTTTTACTATATGCCCTTCGTAAGACCAAACGAGCTGATAAAG GAGATCCCACAGGGGCTAAGAAAAAAGGTTTAGCAGCTTATTCAGCTGTGCGGGGCGGATACTTATTAGATGAAGGTGTAGCATATTTCATATCGCTTCCTGTACTCGAAGAGGCCACCGATAATTTTTCCAAGAGAGTTGGAAGAGGAAGTTTTGGGTCTGTCTACTATGGTAGGATGAAAGATGGGAAAGAAGTTGCAGTTAAGATAACTGCAGATCCTTCTAGCCACTTAAATAGACAATTTGTGACTGAG GAACTTGGTTCCTTTGATTGGATATTGTGA
- the LOC104750573 gene encoding protein HHL1, chloroplastic-like isoform X1, protein MEVSMSLNALTRLPLKNTGRFEEVGLARHSLFSSRTACRETAVQPRRMVFVVEAKGKKGMAARQYQRTPPPMPKIEEDGNPRFVIFIRMANVYLWYPLSIIAGGTTAKIMVAAKDNLLGKYIYKDTIARNIAAVIYRDEKEIQKTAIKQHRVLRSATDFRYGYKLVENGNMRAALSTSDVIELPTQDQLKTVFDKVKDYFGNAKESFGKISSLNPGTDEKTEETPDEKAKA, encoded by the exons ATGGAAGTGAGTATGTCTCTGAACGCGTTAACTCGGCTTCCCCTGAAGAACACGGGAAGATTCGAAGAGGTTGGTTTAGCGAGACACTCGCTGTTTAGCTCAAGAACGGCATGCCGAGAGACGGCTGTGCAGCCGCGGCGGATGGTTTTTGTTGTGGAGGCTAAGGGAAAGAAAGGTATGGCTGCTCGTCAGTATCAACGTACTCCTCCTCCTATGCctaagattgaagaagatggaaacCCAAGATTTGTTATCTTCATTCGTATGGCCAAT GTGTATCTTTGGTATCCTCTTAGTATAATCGCTGGTGGTACCACTGCCAAGATCATGGTTGCTGCAAAAGATAACCTCTTGGGGAAGTATATCTACAAAGACACCATTGCTAGAAACATTGCCGCTGTTATTTACAGA GATGAGAAAGAAATACAAAAGACAGCAATAAAGCAGCACCGTGTCTTGCGTTCAGCCACAGACTTTCGATATGGCTACAAACTTGTT GAAAACGGAAACATGAGAGCTGCACTTAGTACCTCAGATGTTATCGAG CTCCCAACTCAGGACCAGCTTAAAACAGTGTTCGACAAAGTTAAAGACTATTTTGGGAATGCAAAAGAATCATTCGGAAAGATATCATCGCTGAATCCTGGGACAGACGAAAAAACTGAAGAAACTCCCGATGAGAAAGCCAA GGCCTGA
- the LOC104750578 gene encoding probable LRR receptor-like serine/threonine-protein kinase At1g67720 produces the protein MNIVHWARSLIRKGDVCGIIDPCIAGNVKIESIWRVAEVANQCVEKRGHSRPRMQEVIVAIQDAVRIERGNENGLKSSSSSSSKAQSSRKTLLTSFLEIESPDISRNSLAPAAR, from the exons ATGAATATTGTCCACTGG GCAAGATCACTGATCCGTAAAGGAGACGTATGTGGGATCATAGATCCATGTATAGCAGGCAATGTGAAAATTGAGTCAATTTGGAGAGTTGCTGAGGTCGCAAACCAATGCGTTGAGAAACGTGGACATAGCAGGCCTAGGATGCAGGAAGTGATAGTGGCGATACAAGACGCTGTCAGGATCGAGAGAGGAAACGAGAATGGGTTAAAGTCATCGAGTTCAAGCAGCTCAAAGGCGCAATCATCTCGTAAGACCTTGCTGACTAGCTTCCTCGAGATAGAGAGCCCTGACATCTCAAGAAATAGCCTAGCTCCAGCTGCTAGGTGA
- the LOC104750577 gene encoding very-long-chain 3-oxoacyl-CoA reductase 1 isoform X1 has protein sequence MEICTYFKSQPTWYLVLFALGSISIFKFIFTLLRSFYIYFLRPGKNLRRYGSWVLITGPTDGIGKAFAFQLAQKGFNLILVARNPEKLEDVSETIRSKYGKTQILTVVMDFSGDIDEGVKRIKETIEGLEVGILINNAGMSYPYAKYFHEVDDELLNNLIKINVEGTTKVTQAVLPNMLARKKGAIINMGSGAAALIPSYPFYSVYAGAKTYVDQFTKCLHVEYKKSGIDVQCQVPLYVATKMTKIRRASFLVASPEGYAKAALRFVGYEAQCTPYWPHALMGAVVSALPESVFESFNIKRCLQIRKKGLQKDSMKKE, from the exons ATGGAGATCTGCACTTACTTCAAATCCCAACCCACTTGGTACCTCGTCCTCTTCGCTCTCGGGTCAATCTCCATTTTCAAATTCATCTTCACCCTCCTCAGATCTTTCTACATCTACTTCCTCAGACCAGGCAAGAATCTACGCCGGTACGGTTCATGGGTTCTCATCACCGGACCAACCGATGGAATCGGTAAAGCTTTCGCCTTTCAGTTAGCCCAGAAAGGTTTTAACCTCATACTCGTCGCTCGTAACCCCGAGAAGCTCGAAGACGTCTCTGAAACGATCAGATCCAAGTATG GTAAGACTCAGATCTTGACCGTGGTGATGGATTTCTCTGGAGATATTGATGAAGGTGTGAAACGGATCAAGGAGACCATTGAGGGTTTAGAAGTTGGGATTTTGATTAACAACGCTGGGATGTCGTATCCTTATGCTAAGTACTTTCATGAGGTTGATGATGAGTTGCTTAATAACTTGATCAAGATCAATGTCGAAGGAACTACTAAAGTTACTCAGGCTGTGTTGCCTAATATGCTAGCCAGGAAGAAAGGTGCTATTATCAATATGGGTTCTGGTGCTGCTGCTCTTATTCCTTCGTACCCTTTCTACTCTGTTTATGCTGGCGCTAAAAC GTACGTGGATCAATTCACAAAGTGTCTCCATGTTGAGTACAAGAAGAGTGGGATTGATGTTCAATGCCAG GTTCCCTTGTATGTTGCGACAAAGATGACAAAAATAAGAAGAGCATCCTTCTTAGTTGCATCACCAGAGGGTTACGCAAAGGCAGCACTGCGTTTTGTAGGCTATGAAGCACAATGCACGCCATACTGGCCTCACGCTCTCATGGGTGCAGTTGTCTCTGCATTGCCCGAAAGCGTTTTTGAATCGTTTAACATTAAGAGGTGCCTCCAGATCCGGAAGAAGGGGCTCCAAAAAGACTCCAtgaaaaaagaatga
- the LOC104750574 gene encoding two-component response regulator ARR11, whose protein sequence is MEKGGFSPVGLRVLVVDDDPTWLKILEKMLKKCSYEVTTCGLAREALRLLRERKDGYDIVISDVNMPDMDGFKLLEHVGLELDLPVIMMSVDGETSRVMKGVQHGACDYLLKPIRMKELKIIWQHVLRKKLQEVRDIEGCGYEGGTDWITRYDEAHFLGGGEDVSFCKKRKDFDFEKKLLLQDESDPSSSSSKKARVVWSFELHQKFVNAVNQIGCDHKAGPKKILDLMNVPWLTRENVASHLQKYRLYLSRLEKEKELKCYSGGVKSIDSSPKDAEVNSGHQSPGKSSFVFSGGIFQKATETDPKPLASASLSDPNTDVIMPPKTKKTRIGFDPPISSPAFDSLLPWNDVPEVLESKPVLYENSFLQQQPLPSQSSYVANSAPAIMEEEMKPPYETPVGGSSVNIDEFLMPQDKIPTVTIQDLDPSALSSMKLQEFSSNVTNNTEAILRSWELPESNHSASLDTDLDLSWLQGERFLANTGLQFQDYSSSPSFLSELPPHLWYGNERLPDPDEYSFMVDQGLFIS, encoded by the exons ATGGAGAAAGGTGGCTTCTCTCCCGTCGGTCTCAGGGTTCTTGTTGTGGACGATGACCCAACCTGGCTCAAGATTCTTGAGAAAATGCTCAAGAAGTGCTCTTACgaag TCACAACTTGTGGGTTAGCTAGAGAGGCTTTGAGGTTGCTAAGGGAGCGTAAAGACGGATACGATATCGTGATAAGCGATGTCAACATGCCTGACATGGATGGTTTCAAGCTTCTTGAGCACGTTGGTCTTGAATTGGACCTCCCCGTCATAA TGATGTCGGTGGATGGAGAGACGAGCAGAGTTATGAAAGGTGTGCAGCATGGAGCGTGTGATTACTTGTTGAAGCCTATAAGAATGAAGGAACTGAAGATCATATGGCAacatgttttgagaaaaaagcTTCAGGAAGTGAGAGACATCGAAGGCTGTGGTTATGAAGGAGGAACTGATTGGATCACACGATACGATGAAGCACATTTTCTTGGAGGAGGTGAAgatgtttctttttgtaaaaagagaaaagactTTGACTTTGagaagaagcttcttcttcaagatgAGAGCGAcccctcatcttcttcttccaagaaAGCTAGAGTGGTTTGGTCTTTCGAGCTTCACCAGAAGTTTGTTAACGCTGTTAACCAAATCGGATGCGATCACA AAGCTGGTCCCAAGAAGATATTGGATCTCATGAATGTTCCATGGCTCACTAGGGAAAATGTTGCGAGCCACCTTCag aAATACAGGCTTTACCTTAGCAGattggagaaagaaaaggagCTCAAGTGTTATTCTGGTGGCGTGAAGAGTATAGATTCATCTCCAAAAGATGCCGAAGTGAACTCAGGCCACCAAAGCCCTGGGAAGAGCAGCTTTGTGTTCTCTGGGGGAATCTTTCAAAAAGCAACAGAGACTGATCCAAAGCCACTTGCTTCAGCGTCTCTGTCTGACCCCAACACTGATGTGATCATgcctccaaaaacaaaaaagactcgTATAGGATTTGATCCTCCCATATCCTCCCCTGCCTTTGACTCTCTGCTTCCCTGGAATGATGTTCCAGAGGTACTTGAATCGAAGCCGGTTCTGTATGAGAATAGCTTCCTCCAACAACAACCATTGCCAAGTCAGAGTTCTTATGTTGCAAATTCTGCACCGGCTATCATGGAAGAGGAGATGAAGCCTCCTTATGAGACACCGGTAGGAGGCAGTAgtgtgaatatagatgagtttcTCATGCCTCAAGACAAGATCCCTACTGTAACCATTCAAGATTTGGATCCTTCTGCCTTATCTTCCATGAAGCTGCAGGAGTTCAGCTCAAATGTAACCAACAACACAGAGGCGATTCTGAGAAGCTGGGAACTTCCAGAATCAAATCATTCTGCTTCTTTAGACACTGACTTAGACTTAAGTTGGCTTCAAGGCGAGCGTTTTCTTGCAAACACAGGACTCCAGTTTCAAGATTACAGTAGTAGCCCATCATTCCTATCTGAGCTCCCACCCCACCTTTGGTATGGAAATGAGCGTCTGCCTGACCCTGACGAGTATTCCTTCATGGTAGACCAAGGTTTATTCATATCTTAA
- the LOC104750577 gene encoding very-long-chain 3-oxoacyl-CoA reductase 1 isoform X3, which yields MEICTYFKSQPTWYLVLFALGSISIFKFIFTLLRSFYIYFLRPGKNLRRYGSWVLITGPTDGIGKAFAFQLAQKGFNLILVARNPEKLEDVSETIRSKYGKTQILTVVMDFSGDIDEGVKRIKETIEGLEVGILINNAGMSYPYAKYFHEVDDELLNNLIKINVEGTTKVTQAVLPNMLARKKGAIINMGSGAAALIPSYPFYSVYAGAKTYVDQFTKCLHVEYKKSGIDVQCQVPLYVATKMTKIRRASFLVASPEGYAKAALRFVGYEAQCTPYWPHALMGAVVSALPESVFESFNIKRCLQIRKKGLQKDSMKKE from the exons ATGGAGATCTGCACTTACTTCAAATCCCAACCCACTTGGTACCTCGTCCTCTTCGCTCTCGGGTCAATCTCCATTTTCAAATTCATCTTCACCCTCCTCAGATCTTTCTACATCTACTTCCTCAGACCAGGCAAGAATCTACGCCGGTACGGTTCATGGGTTCTCATCACCGGACCAACCGATGGAATCGGTAAAGCTTTCGCCTTTCAGTTAGCCCAGAAAGGTTTTAACCTCATACTCGTCGCTCGTAACCCCGAGAAGCTCGAAGACGTCTCTGAAACGATCAGATCCAAGTATGGTAAGACTCAGATCTTGACCGTGGTGATGGATTTCTCTGGAGATATTGATGAAG GTGTGAAACGGATCAAGGAGACCATTGAGGGTTTAGAAGTTGGGATTTTGATTAACAACGCTGGGATGTCGTATCCTTATGCTAAGTACTTTCATGAGGTTGATGATGAGTTGCTTAATAACTTGATCAAGATCAATGTCGAAGGAACTACTAAAGTTACTCAGGCTGTGTTGCCTAATATGCTAGCCAGGAAGAAAGGTGCTATTATCAATATGGGTTCTGGTGCTGCTGCTCTTATTCCTTCGTACCCTTTCTACTCTGTTTATGCTGGCGCTAAAAC GTACGTGGATCAATTCACAAAGTGTCTCCATGTTGAGTACAAGAAGAGTGGGATTGATGTTCAATGCCAG GTTCCCTTGTATGTTGCGACAAAGATGACAAAAATAAGAAGAGCATCCTTCTTAGTTGCATCACCAGAGGGTTACGCAAAGGCAGCACTGCGTTTTGTAGGCTATGAAGCACAATGCACGCCATACTGGCCTCACGCTCTCATGGGTGCAGTTGTCTCTGCATTGCCCGAAAGCGTTTTTGAATCGTTTAACATTAAGAGGTGCCTCCAGATCCGGAAGAAGGGGCTCCAAAAAGACTCCAtgaaaaaagaatga
- the LOC104750579 gene encoding very-long-chain 3-oxoacyl-CoA reductase 1 yields the protein MEICTYFKSQPTWYLVLFALGSISIFKFIFTLLRSFYIYFLRPGKNLRRYGSWVLITGPTDGIGKAFAFQLAQKGFNLILVARNPEKLEDVSETIRSKYGKTQILTVVMDFSGDIDEGVKRIKETIEGLDVGILINNAGMSYPYAKYFHEVDDELLNNLIKINVEGTTKVTQAVLPNMLARKKGAIINMGSGAAALIPSYPFYSVYAGAKTYVDQFTKCLHVEYKKSGIDVQCQVPLYVATKMTKIRRASFLVASPEGYAKAALRFVGYEAQCTPYWPHALMGAVVSALPESVFESFNIKRCLQIRKKGLQKDSMKKE from the exons ATGGAGATCTGCACTTACTTCAAATCCCAACCCACTTGGTACCTCGTCCTCTTCGCTCTCGGGTCAATCTCCATTTTCAAATTCATCTTCACCCTCCTCAGATCTTTCTACATCTACTTCCTCAGACCAGGCAAGAATCTACGCCGGTACGGTTCATGGGTTCTCATCACCGGACCAACCGATGGAATCGGTAAAGCTTTCGCCTTTCAGTTAGCCCAGAAAGGTTTTAACCTCATACTCGTCGCTCGTAACCCCGAGAAGCTCGAAGACGTCTCTGAAACGATCAGATCCAAGTATGGTAAGACTCAGATCTTGACCGTGGTGATGGATTTCTCTGGAGATATTGATGAAGGTGTGAAACGGATCAAGGAGACCATTGAGGGTTTAGATGTTGGGATTTTGATTAACAACGCTGGGATGTCGTATCCTTATGCTAAGTACTTTCATGAGGTTGATGATGAGTTGCTTAATAACTTGATCAAGATCAATGTCGAAGGAACTACTAAAGTTACTCAGGCTGTGTTGCCTAATATGCTAGCCAGGAAGAAAGGTGCTATTATCAATATGGGTTCTGGTGCTGCTGCTCTTATTCCTTCGTACCCTTTCTACTCTGTTTATGCTGGCGCTAAAAC GTACGTGGATCAATTCACAAAGTGTCTCCATGTTGAGTACAAGAAGAGTGGGATTGATGTTCAATGCCAG GTTCCCTTGTATGTTGCGACAAAGATGACAAAAATAAGAAGAGCATCCTTCTTAGTTGCATCACCAGAGGGTTACGCAAAGGCAGCACTGCGTTTTGTAGGCTATGAAGCACAATGCACGCCATACTGGCCTCACGCTCTCATGGGTGCAGTTGTCTCTGCATTGCCCGAAAGCGTTTTTGAATCGTTTAACATTAAGAGGTGCCTCCAGATCCGGAAGAAGGGGCTCCAAAAAGACTCCAtgaaaaaagaatga
- the LOC104750577 gene encoding very-long-chain 3-oxoacyl-CoA reductase 1 isoform X2, which yields MEICTYFKSQPTWYLVLFALGSISIFKFIFTLLRSFYIYFLRPGKNLRRYGSWVLITGPTDGIGKAFAFQLAQKGFNLILVARNPEKLEDVSETIRSKYGKTQILTVVMDFSGDIDEGVKRIKETIEGLEVGILINNAGMSYPYAKYFHEVDDELLNNLIKINVEGTTKVTQAVLPNMLARKKGAIINMGSGAAALIPSYPFYSVYAGAKTYVDQFTKCLHVEYKKSGIDVQCQVPLYVATKMTKIRRASFLVASPEGYAKAALRFVGYEAQCTPYWPHALMGAVVSALPESVFESFNIKRCLQIRKKGLQKDSMKKE from the exons ATGGAGATCTGCACTTACTTCAAATCCCAACCCACTTGGTACCTCGTCCTCTTCGCTCTCGGGTCAATCTCCATTTTCAAATTCATCTTCACCCTCCTCAGATCTTTCTACATCTACTTCCTCAGACCAGGCAAGAATCTACGCCGGTACGGTTCATGGGTTCTCATCACCGGACCAACCGATGGAATCGGTAAAGCTTTCGCCTTTCAGTTAGCCCAGAAAGGTTTTAACCTCATACTCGTCGCTCGTAACCCCGAGAAGCTCGAAGACGTCTCTGAAACGATCAGATCCAAGTATGGTAAGACTCAGATCTTGACCGTGGTGATGGATTTCTCTGGAGATATTGATGAAGGTGTGAAACGGATCAAGGAGACCATTGAGGGTTTAGAAGTTGGGATTTTGATTAACAACGCTGGGATGTCTTATCCTTATGCTAAGTACTTTCATGAGGTTGATGATGAGTTGCTTAATAACTTGATCAAGATCAATGTTGAAGGAACTACTAAAGTAACTCAGGCTGTGTTGCCTAATATGCTAGCCAGGAAGAAAG GTGCTATTATCAATATGGGTTCTGGTGCTGCTGCTCTTATTCCTTCGTACCCTTTCTACTCTGTTTATGCTGGCGCTAAAAC GTACGTGGATCAATTCACAAAGTGTCTCCATGTTGAGTACAAGAAGAGTGGGATTGATGTTCAATGCCAG GTTCCCTTGTATGTTGCGACAAAGATGACAAAAATAAGAAGAGCATCCTTCTTAGTTGCATCACCAGAGGGTTACGCAAAGGCAGCACTGCGTTTTGTAGGCTATGAAGCACAATGCACGCCATACTGGCCTCACGCTCTCATGGGTGCAGTTGTCTCTGCATTGCCCGAAAGCGTTTTTGAATCGTTTAACATTAAGAGGTGCCTCCAGATCCGGAAGAAGGGGCTCCAAAAAGACTCCAtgaaaaaagaatga
- the LOC104750580 gene encoding photosystem II core complex proteins psbY, chloroplastic-like yields MAATMATSATCMSLNPSPPKLQNQTKPKPFISIPNPTKPNVSLAVTSTALAGAVFSSLSYSEPALAIQQIAQLAAADAASDNRGIALLLPIVPAIAWVLYNILQPALNQINKMRESRGIAVGLGIGGGLAASGLLTPPPEAYAAAEAATAGSDSRGQLILIVVTPALLWVLYNILQPALNQLNKMRSGD; encoded by the coding sequence ATGGCAGCAACTATGGCGACATCAGCCACGTGCATGTCCCTAAACCCATCTCCTCCTAaactccaaaaccaaaccaaacccaaaccatTCATCTccatcccaaacccaacaaaacCCAACGTATCTCTAGCCGTCACAAGCACCGCCCTAGCCGGAGCCGTCTTCTCATCCCTCAGCTACTCCGAGCCAGCCTTAGCCATCCAGCAGATCGCCCAGCTCGCTGCGGCTGACGCTGCTAGCGACAACCGTGGCATAGCTCTTCTCCTTCCCATCGTCCCAGCCATTGCATGGGTCCTCTACAACATCCTCCAGCCAGCTCTTAACCAGATCAACAAAATGCGTGAGAGCAGAGGTATCGCCGTTGGTCTAGGTATCGGTGGTGGTCTTGCAGCGTCAGGGCTTTTGACTCCACCTCCAGAGGCATACGCGGCGGCTGAAGCTGCTACGGCTGGTTCAGACAGCAGAGGACAGTTGATATTGATTGTGGTGACACCAGCACTGCTTTGGGTTCTTTACAACATATTGCAGCCAGCTTTGAACCAACTCAACAAGATGAGGTCTGGGGactaa
- the LOC104750573 gene encoding protein HHL1, chloroplastic-like isoform X2, which yields MEVSMSLNALTRLPLKNTGRFEEVGLARHSLFSSRTACRETAVQPRRMVFVVEAKGKKGMAARQYQRTPPPMPKIEEDGNPRFVIFIRMANVYLWYPLSIIAGGTTAKIMVAAKDNLLGKYIYKDTIARNIAAVIYRDEKEIQKTAIKQHRVLRSATDFRYGYKLVENGNMRAALSTSDVIELPTQDQLKTVFDKVKDYFGNAKESFGKISSLNPGTDEKTEETPDEKAK from the exons ATGGAAGTGAGTATGTCTCTGAACGCGTTAACTCGGCTTCCCCTGAAGAACACGGGAAGATTCGAAGAGGTTGGTTTAGCGAGACACTCGCTGTTTAGCTCAAGAACGGCATGCCGAGAGACGGCTGTGCAGCCGCGGCGGATGGTTTTTGTTGTGGAGGCTAAGGGAAAGAAAGGTATGGCTGCTCGTCAGTATCAACGTACTCCTCCTCCTATGCctaagattgaagaagatggaaacCCAAGATTTGTTATCTTCATTCGTATGGCCAAT GTGTATCTTTGGTATCCTCTTAGTATAATCGCTGGTGGTACCACTGCCAAGATCATGGTTGCTGCAAAAGATAACCTCTTGGGGAAGTATATCTACAAAGACACCATTGCTAGAAACATTGCCGCTGTTATTTACAGA GATGAGAAAGAAATACAAAAGACAGCAATAAAGCAGCACCGTGTCTTGCGTTCAGCCACAGACTTTCGATATGGCTACAAACTTGTT GAAAACGGAAACATGAGAGCTGCACTTAGTACCTCAGATGTTATCGAG CTCCCAACTCAGGACCAGCTTAAAACAGTGTTCGACAAAGTTAAAGACTATTTTGGGAATGCAAAAGAATCATTCGGAAAGATATCATCGCTGAATCCTGGGACAGACGAAAAAACTGAAGAAACTCCCGATGAGAAAGCCAAGTAA